AATGCCATATCCATGGACTAATTTGGCCAATTATACGAATTTCTGCAGGAAAATGCCAATTATCTGAATTTTGAGATTCAGTTCATGTTCATCACTTGTCCATCGTTGGTACAATATTACATGAAAAAGCTACTCAGTTGCCCTgtgtaaaaaacaaaaaaatgaattCCAAATTTGAGAAATTTAAGGGGTAGGGTAGGCATTGTTGCCCGCAACAATATCGTTATCCCAGTACGGTATAGGACCAGAGAATCAGTCGGACTGTATGTTTGTTGACATATGGTGGTACTTCAATTCGGTTCTGATACTCATGATGATGTTGCTTCTGCAGGTCCAACACCTCGAGAAGCGACTAAATGATCAGTTTGCCATGCGGCGTGCTCTAGAGAAAGCATTAGGTCACAAGCCCTGTGCCATCAATTTATCGAGAGACTGCTACCTTCCAAAGGTAATTCTTTTTCCTGATGTAGCGATGCCGGAAGAATCAGAAAATTCAGATTTAAAACACATCATCTTCAGGAATGTTGTATGCTATGCACATCTTTTTTGGAGGGCTGCATGTTTGAATTCCTGATTCAAAGCAACTATGTATGTTTCATGTCATGTCAGCCTACTGAGAAGCTCATAAAGGAGATTGCGGTACTGGAGCTAGAAGTCATATGCTTGGAGCAGCATCTCCTGACACTCTACCGTCAGGCGTTTGACCAACAATTGTGCAGCACGGTTTCTGCTTGTGACTTGGAGGGGAGAAGCAGGCAATCAGCAAGGTCGTTTTCAGGCACACTCTCTGAAACTTCGGCGCACGATTTCTCAACCCCAAAGAAGCACCAATTGGTGCAGTCCAGCCGCATCGTTCAGGCACGCAGATCGACAACGGCAGCGCTTAATAGTGAGCCCGGCATTTCACGGCACAATGATAGCAAGACCGTTATCGGGCGCAGTCATTCCTCGCTCCTGCCGCGTTCCATCTGCTCGGCTAGAGTATCTCCTTCAGCGAACAATCTTGCTAGAGCTCTTAAACCATGTCATACCTCGCCTCTAACATTCGTTGAGGTACACAACGATGCCTGAATATTCATTTGTAACCTGTTTACCAGTGATCCTGGTTGCTGTAGGCCTGTTGCAATGTTGGTACTAACGTCGCTTTCATAAGCAGGAGGGCAAGTGCATGGATTCCAGTATTGTAAGCTTAGCAGATATCCTGGGTACCAGGATTGCAGATCATGTTCCTCAAACACCTAACAAGATATCCGAGGACATGATCAAATGCATTGCCGGCATATACATCAGGATCAGAGATGTCAGTGCCGTGCAACGCGCCTTCTTCCCCTCACCATGCTCGTCCTTTTCATCGGCGAGTGGGATATCTTCCAAATTTACTGGGGACATATGGAGCCCCAGATGCAGGAAAGAGAGCTTCATCGAGGCATGGCAGGACAGTTCATTCAGTTCAGGTGATTTGGGCCAGCAATGTGATTCTGTAATTGAGGTGTCTGCTCTGTGCAAGGGGGCTCAGAGGTCTGCTGATGTGAAAGACATGTTGTGTAAATACAAGTGAGTGTTTTTTTCATGCCATATCGATGTGTTTCAGTCCATACGTTGAGCAAATGATCCACATAGCTATTTGTGTTTGACAGATTGTCATGTTGTCACTCTGCAGATCACTTGTTCAGCTGCTAGAAACGGTCGATCTCGGTGGAATGAAGAACTTAGAAAAACTCGCTTTCTGGATCAATGTGCACAATGCCATGATGATGCATGTAATGCAACTAGTTTCTTAGCCTGTACTTGTATATCTGACCATATTTTCCAAATTGATGGAATGATGGACTTCAATCCTAACATTGTTATTTTTTCAGGCCCATATTGAATACAGGATCCCGCAGAGTAACAGCAAGAGAATGCTGCTTACTAAGGTCGTAGCCCACATCGAACCGGAACCTGTTTATATACAACAGCACCTACTCATCCCCTCTCAA
This genomic window from Aegilops tauschii subsp. strangulata cultivar AL8/78 chromosome 4, Aet v6.0, whole genome shotgun sequence contains:
- the LOC109733274 gene encoding uncharacterized protein; the protein is MLGMESVDSPSPRCHAQHQQNAGGPKDYNSTSKRQPHSTEIPCSLVQEVQHLEKRLNDQFAMRRALEKALGHKPCAINLSRDCYLPKPTEKLIKEIAVLELEVICLEQHLLTLYRQAFDQQLCSTVSACDLEGRSRQSARSFSGTLSETSAHDFSTPKKHQLVQSSRIVQARRSTTAALNSEPGISRHNDSKTVIGRSHSSLLPRSICSARVSPSANNLARALKPCHTSPLTFVEEGKCMDSSIVSLADILGTRIADHVPQTPNKISEDMIKCIAGIYIRIRDVSAVQRAFFPSPCSSFSSASGISSKFTGDIWSPRCRKESFIEAWQDSSFSSGDLGQQCDSVIEVSALCKGAQRSADVKDMLCKYKSLVQLLETVDLGGMKNLEKLAFWINVHNAMMMHAHIEYRIPQSNSKRMLLTKVSYIISGQRVNAELIEYQILCCRVHSSGQWFRLLLYPRWKPRDKDELQGFAVDRPEPLVHFALSSGSHSDPVVRLYSPKRLFQQLEAAKEEFIRGNVGVRGSGRGRSRVILPKVLESYARDAGLAAQELLRVVEPCLPEGLRAAVRQQGRPRGGGGGVEWRPHNMTFRYALARELVPVGSPAGVQQAVTPSVARSHEP